The DNA segment cagtatttacactGTCGGTGCAGCAGGGGGCGCTGCCCGCGTGCATTCAGCCCTATTAAGAACAAACGAAGAAGAAATGTGTTTCTACAGTCATCCAACATGGCGACGGCCAGGAGGCTGAAACGCGTGGTGGCTTCTCAGCCAGgttttctaaatttaaagtCCACTTCAGACGGTGAGGTTTCAGGCAGCAGCCGGAGAAAACGCGTGAacaagaataagaaaaagaacTGGAACAAACACAGCGATATTACAGATGTAGACGGGTTTTTGGAGGACGTCAGGCACCAGGAGAGGACCACAGGGTGAGTCCACTTTGGGAAATGTAGGAGGCACGAACAGTGTGAACTTTATGTTACACAAAAACTTCACCAGATGTCtccaaaattaagttaattatgA comes from the Plectropomus leopardus isolate mb unplaced genomic scaffold, YSFRI_Pleo_2.0 unplaced_scaffold13843, whole genome shotgun sequence genome and includes:
- the LOC121964057 gene encoding ribosome biogenesis protein NOP53-like yields the protein MATARRLKRVVASQPGFLNLKSTSDGEVSGSSRRKRVNKNKKKNWNKHSDITDVDGFLEDVRHQERTTGGLLSEKSDDSLFFLDVKPKKAEQKAEPVEGKKRKGKTQRPLRIDLILQHDSLVPPPK